In bacterium, the following are encoded in one genomic region:
- the rplU gene encoding 50S ribosomal protein L21, with amino-acid sequence MYAVFEIGKKQYVAKEGEVIDIDLLDKPKESEIEFSHLLMVRDENNLILDNLSSFKVKARVLGEKKAKKITIMKHIPRKGYHKKQGHRQKYTSILIEKIEGPLAQLVRASDS; translated from the coding sequence ATGTATGCGGTTTTTGAGATAGGAAAAAAACAATATGTGGCAAAGGAGGGAGAGGTTATAGATATTGACCTTTTGGATAAGCCAAAGGAGAGTGAGATTGAATTTTCCCATCTTCTAATGGTAAGGGATGAGAATAATCTTATCCTTGATAATCTTTCTTCTTTTAAAGTAAAAGCAAGGGTTTTGGGAGAGAAAAAGGCAAAAAAGATTACTATAATGAAGCATATCCCAAGAAAGGGTTATCACAAAAAACAAGGCCATAGGCAAAAATACACCTCAATTCTTATAGAAAAGATAGAAGGGCCCTTAGCTCAGTTGGTTAGAGCATCTGACTCATAA